One Siniperca chuatsi isolate FFG_IHB_CAS linkage group LG3, ASM2008510v1, whole genome shotgun sequence genomic region harbors:
- the LOC122873589 gene encoding uncharacterized protein LOC122873589 → MGSTALHILLWLLSAFTLTTQELARLSVSSEITAECGKQVTLNCDVSSSRNGLSVIRMEWSQNKTTLCSVDSEGNITTHPRHTLSDFHCEYKHGQLSLIFQKAQPLGSGNSKRYMCKLQSNQGALHGYTRVELQECCGSIKGILSHDGPACTFKHVYPDGDVHWFHGSHNLSDGHYTTKSVDKDGWLTIHSHLKRKSSDVSYSCFLKSTTSGRYIASTLVQKPEFLVRGTGAQGSTDPDRNGVGSQRPMRTFVCISILLAVTLK, encoded by the exons ATGGGGTCCACAGCATTGCATATACTTCTCTGGCTTCTAAGTGCATTCACTCTTACGACACAAG AGCTGGCGAGATTAAGTGTGAGTTCCGAGATTACAGCAGAGTGTGGGAAACAGGTAACCCTAAACTGCGACGTGTCCTCATCAAGAAATGGACTATCAGTCATACGTATGGAGTGgtcccaaaacaaaacaaccctaTGTTCTGTGGACAGTGAAGGAAACATTACCACACACCCCAGACACACTCTAAGTGACTTCCATTGTGAGTATAAACATGGACAATTGTCCCTCATCTTTCAAAAAGCGCAGCCACTGGGGAGCGGAAACTCAAAGCGCTACATGTGCAAGCTACAATCCAACCAGGGAGCTCTGCATGGATATACAAGAGTGGAGTTACAAG AGTGTTGTGGGAGCATTAAGGGTATTTTGAGTCATGACGGTCCCGCCTGCACCTTCAAACATGTCTACCCAGACGGAGATGTGCACTGGTTTCATGGCTCCCACAATCTCTCAGATGGGCATTACACTACTAAAAGTGTGGACAAAGACGGTTGGCTGACTATCCATAGTCACCTGAAGCGGAAAAGTTCAGATGTGTCCTATAGCTGTTTCTTGAAGAGCACCACATCTGGTAGATACATTgccagcactttggttcagaagCCTGAATTCTTGGTGAGGGGAACTGGAGCGCAGGGATCTACAGACCCGGACAGGAATGGAGTTGGATCACAGAGACCTATGAggacatttgtgtgtatttcaaTATTGCTTGCTGTCACACTGAAATAA